A single Paenibacillus kribbensis DNA region contains:
- the araD gene encoding L-ribulose-5-phosphate 4-epimerase codes for MLEQLKKEVWEANLALPKHGLVTFTWGNVSGIDREQGLVVIKPSGVAYEDLKAEQLVVLNLQGDIVEGDLRPSSDTPTHLALYRAFPQIGGIVHTHSSWATSWAQAGRAIPALGTTQGDYFYGTVPCTRAMTSEEIAGEYELETGNVIIETFKDISPTDIPGVLVNQHAPFTWGKNAHDAVHNAVVLEEVAKMAYRSLILNPELTSMDQALLDKHFLRKHGANAYYGQTKKEEAHK; via the coding sequence ATGTTGGAACAATTGAAAAAGGAAGTATGGGAGGCCAATCTGGCGCTTCCAAAGCATGGTCTGGTTACTTTTACTTGGGGAAATGTAAGCGGTATCGACCGTGAGCAGGGATTGGTTGTTATCAAGCCAAGCGGTGTGGCCTATGAAGATCTGAAGGCTGAGCAATTGGTTGTACTTAATCTTCAAGGTGATATTGTTGAGGGTGATCTTCGTCCTTCATCCGATACGCCTACACATTTGGCGCTGTACCGTGCTTTCCCGCAAATTGGAGGCATTGTGCACACTCACTCCTCCTGGGCTACAAGCTGGGCGCAAGCAGGACGTGCGATTCCGGCGTTAGGTACAACGCAAGGCGACTATTTTTATGGAACCGTTCCATGTACTCGTGCGATGACTTCGGAGGAGATTGCCGGGGAATATGAGCTGGAGACAGGGAATGTGATCATTGAGACCTTTAAGGATATTAGTCCAACAGACATTCCGGGTGTACTCGTGAATCAGCACGCGCCGTTCACTTGGGGTAAAAATGCTCATGATGCAGTTCATAATGCGGTTGTGCTGGAGGAAGTTGCCAAAATGGCATACCGTTCCCTCATTCTGAATCCGGAATTAACCTCGATGGATCAGGCGTTGCTGGATAAGCATTTTCTGCGCAAGCATGGGGCCAATGCCTATTATGGGCAAACGAAAAAGGAGGAGGCACACAAATGA
- a CDS encoding sn-glycerol-1-phosphate dehydrogenase, whose translation MNMNEQIKEWNEEAQASNADHPHRKVELFIEVRDGALEAIVPYLNQQGYRHVTLVEDEHTSAAAGQKVAKLIREAGLTVDVVRLPPNAVGDVIADETYIMKVLLGVKDQSQAVLAVGSGTIHDLVRFVCYKMNRPFLSIPTAASVDGFTSAGAPLIVDGSKQTFQAVPPEAIFADLSVLASAPQTMTAAGFGDMLGKFTSLADWHISRDLGNEPYSPVANRITEEALRACVEHVDEIAAGSKAGVEVLMNALIASGISMLMIDHSRPASGGEHHISHRIEMDFIAEGRKQVLHGAKVGVASALLSDMYRELAASQDVEAFKVYQALPASEQMRAWLAHVGGPSTIAELGVTEEQLARALRTAHTLRDRYTGLKYMNEHQLLRS comes from the coding sequence ATGAATATGAATGAGCAGATCAAGGAGTGGAACGAAGAGGCGCAGGCAAGCAACGCTGATCACCCTCACCGCAAGGTAGAGTTGTTCATCGAGGTGCGTGATGGAGCGCTTGAAGCCATCGTCCCTTATTTAAATCAACAGGGGTATCGTCATGTAACCTTGGTAGAGGATGAGCATACTTCGGCAGCGGCAGGCCAAAAGGTGGCTAAGCTGATACGTGAGGCAGGATTGACGGTTGATGTGGTCCGACTGCCTCCGAATGCTGTGGGAGATGTCATCGCTGATGAAACCTATATTATGAAGGTGCTGCTGGGCGTGAAAGATCAGAGTCAGGCTGTACTGGCTGTAGGCTCCGGTACGATTCACGATCTGGTTCGCTTCGTATGCTATAAAATGAATCGCCCGTTCTTGTCCATACCGACGGCTGCTTCCGTGGATGGTTTTACCTCCGCAGGAGCACCGCTAATCGTAGACGGCAGCAAGCAAACGTTTCAGGCGGTTCCACCGGAAGCGATCTTTGCGGATCTGTCCGTGCTGGCGAGTGCACCACAGACGATGACTGCCGCAGGCTTTGGCGATATGCTCGGTAAATTCACCTCATTAGCAGATTGGCATATATCCAGAGATTTGGGAAATGAGCCGTATTCACCCGTAGCTAACCGCATTACGGAGGAGGCTTTACGTGCCTGTGTAGAGCATGTTGATGAGATTGCGGCAGGCAGCAAGGCAGGCGTCGAGGTGTTGATGAATGCACTGATTGCATCCGGTATTTCGATGCTGATGATCGATCATTCGCGTCCAGCGTCAGGGGGAGAACACCATATTTCCCACCGAATTGAAATGGATTTTATTGCAGAGGGACGCAAGCAGGTTTTGCATGGGGCCAAAGTGGGCGTAGCTTCCGCCTTGCTGTCTGACATGTACAGGGAATTGGCTGCCAGCCAGGATGTGGAGGCTTTTAAAGTATATCAGGCTTTGCCTGCATCGGAACAGATGCGCGCATGGCTCGCTCATGTCGGTGGCCCGTCCACTATTGCCGAGCTTGGAGTTACGGAGGAGCAGCTTGCTCGTGCTTTGCGCACGGCCCATACTTTGCGTGACCGCTACACAGGGCTCAAGTACATGAATGAGCATCAACTGCTTCGTTCGTAA
- a CDS encoding helix-turn-helix domain-containing protein: MPKQQDKHSIQAWSLINRKYLGKGVRIKRFRKPTRCQVRNRVLLAVLMANDIKLSQLAEELSISSRSVSAWVYEGRIPGNTNLEKTCNTLGYPHHILFNEEVVRRSPLICQPAPSRFMKRTVTRSPVKNRILAGLCMVHDISVTDVSHWIGVHPGTFRKWLHQGTVPSQTFQDQAEQFFRIPKSILFADAMLKK, from the coding sequence ATGCCTAAACAACAAGACAAACATTCCATTCAGGCGTGGTCTCTGATCAATCGCAAATATTTGGGAAAAGGTGTGCGTATCAAACGTTTTCGCAAGCCAACACGCTGTCAAGTACGCAATCGCGTTCTGCTTGCCGTTCTGATGGCAAATGACATTAAACTGTCCCAACTTGCCGAGGAGCTTTCCATCTCCTCACGCAGCGTTAGCGCGTGGGTATATGAGGGCCGTATTCCTGGCAACACCAATCTGGAAAAGACGTGTAATACACTTGGTTATCCGCACCATATTCTGTTTAATGAAGAAGTTGTTCGGCGTTCACCGCTCATCTGTCAACCTGCGCCGTCTCGTTTTATGAAACGGACTGTAACTCGTTCTCCGGTCAAAAATCGGATCTTGGCGGGTCTATGCATGGTTCATGATATTTCGGTGACCGATGTCAGTCATTGGATTGGCGTTCATCCCGGCACATTCCGAAAATGGTTGCACCAGGGTACCGTTCCTTCGCAAACCTTCCAGGATCAGGCGGAACAGTTTTTCCGTATTCCAAAATCCATTTTGTTTGCTGATGCCATGCTGAAAAAGTAA
- a CDS encoding polysaccharide deacetylase, translating into MKLLKVKWMAVCLMAICCLGLLGIHTNTASAQAKAPLLGVNDVLLDSNTVQPVMKNDKLYVPIVILGQKMGISASASGNTLILTGHNRSFTLSLTKGDVFERGGRTMVPIRTLADAFGFTITLPSSNLYRIQNANASLSDAQFVNTFAAEIKQHATVKPGNTGNSKPSSRTIYLSFDDGPTAHTSQLLDILDKYNAKATFFMLGPEIRQHSAVMKRMVEEGHGLGLHGMSHQVKKIYASPAAALAEMNQDNEILFQATGKRTSLIRTPYGSKPYLKKAYRDQLTGAGYHIWDWNIDSNDWRYTKNPEHFVKTVLSDIRRLKKQGRTPVVLMHDKPSTIKVLPQIMAALQKEGYSFEPLNNNLTPLNFWNDHR; encoded by the coding sequence ATGAAGCTTTTAAAAGTAAAATGGATGGCAGTGTGCTTGATGGCAATCTGTTGTTTGGGTCTGCTGGGCATACATACGAATACGGCGAGTGCGCAAGCAAAGGCTCCTTTGCTGGGGGTCAATGATGTATTACTAGATTCGAATACGGTTCAGCCAGTGATGAAAAATGACAAGTTATATGTACCTATCGTTATATTAGGGCAAAAGATGGGTATTTCTGCTTCGGCTAGCGGAAACACACTGATACTGACTGGACATAACCGCAGCTTTACGCTGAGCTTGACCAAAGGCGATGTTTTCGAACGTGGAGGACGCACGATGGTGCCAATTCGCACTTTGGCAGATGCGTTCGGATTCACCATTACGCTTCCATCAAGTAATCTGTATCGAATTCAGAACGCAAATGCAAGCTTGTCTGATGCACAATTTGTGAATACATTTGCAGCGGAAATTAAGCAGCACGCAACTGTCAAACCAGGCAATACGGGAAATTCCAAGCCTTCCAGCCGCACGATTTATTTAAGCTTCGATGATGGTCCTACAGCGCACACTTCGCAGCTGCTGGATATTCTGGACAAATATAATGCCAAGGCTACTTTCTTTATGCTGGGACCGGAAATTCGCCAACATAGTGCAGTGATGAAGAGAATGGTAGAAGAGGGGCATGGTCTGGGCTTACATGGAATGAGCCATCAGGTGAAGAAAATCTATGCATCTCCTGCAGCAGCACTTGCAGAAATGAATCAGGATAATGAGATTTTATTCCAGGCAACCGGGAAACGCACTTCTTTAATTCGTACGCCTTATGGCAGCAAACCGTATTTGAAGAAAGCTTACCGCGACCAACTGACGGGTGCAGGCTATCATATTTGGGATTGGAATATAGATTCTAATGATTGGCGTTATACCAAAAATCCCGAGCATTTTGTAAAGACTGTTCTAAGTGACATTCGAAGATTGAAAAAGCAGGGCAGAACACCTGTCGTCCTGATGCATGATAAGCCATCTACGATCAAGGTACTTCCACAAATCATGGCTGCTTTGCAAAAAGAAGGATATTCGTTCGAGCCATTGAACAACAACCTGACTCCGCTTAATTTTTGGAATGATCATCGTTAA
- a CDS encoding carbohydrate-binding protein, giving the protein MEATYSGDSDIKYANFNASADAAVQWNRIYCAVTGTKNVKFRYALETGTRNLDVYVNGTKVISNAAFAATGSWSTWGEKTIQVPMNSGNNTLKVVTTGTEGPNIESIHVSAQ; this is encoded by the coding sequence GTGGAAGCTACTTATTCGGGCGATAGCGATATTAAATATGCTAACTTTAATGCTTCAGCCGATGCAGCCGTTCAGTGGAATCGCATCTACTGTGCTGTTACTGGAACTAAAAATGTGAAGTTCCGGTATGCGCTGGAGACAGGGACAAGAAATCTGGATGTTTATGTTAACGGGACGAAAGTGATCAGCAATGCTGCCTTTGCAGCAACAGGCAGTTGGTCAACCTGGGGCGAAAAAACGATCCAGGTACCTATGAATAGCGGGAATAATACTTTAAAAGTGGTAACTACCGGTACGGAAGGACCGAACATAGAGAGTATACATGTTTCAGCCCAGTAG
- a CDS encoding GntR family transcriptional regulator, protein MAPKYIQVKQEILSWIHSSKLQPQSQLPSEHEMSEQFAVSRQTVRQALGELVQEGWLFRMQGKGTFVATRDRKQPEDPRTIGVVTTYISDYIFPSIVQGIESKLSRQGYKLLLSSTGNDPEQERQCLEMLLSQPLSGIIIEPTKSGERNPNLNYYLTVENRQIPYLMINARYEEMDAPCLRVDDEKGGFLAAEHLIKLGHRRLAGFFKTDDMQGILRMKGFVAAHRKYGVTLHPNAVTTYRTEEKNELPLQRASELLAMEAGERPTGWVTYNDELAVRLLDIVRSAGLSIPNDLSLVGFDDSFLATATEIKLTTIRHPKEELGLRAADTMLSMIEEKGYREEDRQWIIPPELIVRESTGPAPGNVG, encoded by the coding sequence ATGGCACCCAAATATATACAGGTTAAACAGGAAATTTTATCATGGATTCATTCATCCAAACTGCAGCCTCAAAGCCAGCTTCCATCTGAACATGAAATGTCTGAGCAATTTGCGGTTAGTCGGCAAACGGTGCGTCAGGCGCTGGGCGAGCTGGTACAGGAAGGCTGGCTGTTTCGCATGCAGGGCAAGGGGACCTTTGTCGCGACACGGGATAGGAAGCAACCTGAAGATCCACGGACGATTGGGGTGGTCACGACCTATATATCGGATTATATTTTTCCCTCTATTGTACAGGGGATTGAATCCAAATTAAGCCGTCAGGGCTACAAGCTGCTGCTGTCCAGCACAGGAAATGACCCTGAGCAGGAACGCCAGTGTCTGGAAATGCTGCTGAGCCAGCCGCTGAGCGGAATTATTATTGAACCGACCAAAAGCGGGGAGCGCAATCCCAATTTGAATTATTATTTGACCGTGGAAAATCGCCAAATCCCTTATTTGATGATCAATGCGCGTTATGAGGAAATGGATGCGCCTTGTTTGCGTGTGGATGATGAAAAGGGTGGTTTTTTGGCGGCTGAGCATTTGATCAAGCTGGGTCATCGACGGTTGGCCGGATTTTTCAAAACCGATGATATGCAGGGAATTTTGCGGATGAAGGGGTTTGTGGCTGCTCACCGCAAATATGGGGTGACATTACACCCGAATGCAGTAACGACTTACCGGACAGAAGAAAAAAATGAGCTTCCATTACAACGTGCATCGGAGCTGTTGGCGATGGAGGCGGGGGAGCGCCCGACCGGATGGGTGACCTATAATGATGAGCTGGCTGTTCGACTGCTGGATATTGTACGTTCGGCGGGCCTGAGCATTCCCAATGATTTATCGCTGGTTGGGTTTGATGATTCATTTTTGGCGACAGCAACGGAAATCAAGCTAACGACCATTCGGCATCCCAAGGAAGAATTGGGGCTGCGTGCTGCCGATACCATGCTGTCGATGATTGAAGAGAAGGGCTATCGTGAAGAGGATCGTCAGTGGATTATACCGCCTGAGCTTATTGTTCGCGAATCCACAGGGCCAGCCCCGGGAAACGTAGGGTAG
- the fabV gene encoding enoyl-ACP reductase FabV, producing MIIKPKIRGFICTTAHPAGCAAHVNRQIDYIKDSTAIQGAKKVLVIGASTGYGLASRIAASFGMGADTIGVSFERPASEGRTASAGWYNTVAFERAARAAGYIAESINGDAFSHEMKQETLKLVKEKLGKVDLIVYSVASPRRTHPDTGETFNSVLKPIGQPFTNKTVNTNTGVVSEITLEPATQEEIENTITVMGGEDWSLWLKALEEADLLADGVTTLAYSYIGPEITEAIYRKGTIGQAKNDLEATAHTLTKQLERYHGKAYVSVNKALVTQSSSAIPVVPLYISLLFKVMKEKGLHEGCIEQAQRLFEKLYSGSTVETDEEGRIRLDNWEMREDVQEAVKAAWSEITTENVSERGDLEQYRLDFLQLFGFGFDEIDYELDVDPEVHTH from the coding sequence ATGATTATTAAACCGAAAATTCGTGGTTTCATATGTACGACTGCGCATCCTGCAGGATGTGCGGCTCATGTCAATCGTCAAATCGACTACATCAAAGACAGCACGGCTATACAAGGAGCTAAAAAGGTACTCGTGATCGGCGCATCCACAGGCTATGGGCTGGCTTCCCGCATTGCTGCGAGCTTTGGTATGGGAGCTGATACCATAGGAGTATCCTTCGAACGTCCCGCTTCAGAGGGACGCACGGCTTCGGCAGGCTGGTACAACACGGTGGCCTTTGAAAGAGCGGCCAGAGCGGCTGGCTACATAGCGGAAAGCATTAATGGAGATGCTTTTTCTCATGAAATGAAGCAGGAGACGTTGAAGCTGGTAAAGGAAAAGCTGGGCAAGGTAGATCTGATTGTGTATAGTGTCGCCTCACCGCGGCGGACACATCCAGACACTGGTGAAACCTTCAATTCCGTCCTTAAGCCCATTGGGCAGCCGTTTACGAATAAAACGGTGAATACGAATACAGGTGTCGTATCAGAAATTACGCTGGAACCGGCTACACAGGAGGAAATTGAGAACACCATCACGGTCATGGGAGGCGAAGATTGGTCCCTATGGCTCAAGGCGCTGGAAGAAGCCGATCTGCTGGCTGATGGGGTAACCACACTGGCCTACTCGTATATTGGTCCGGAAATCACGGAGGCCATTTATCGCAAAGGAACGATTGGTCAAGCCAAAAACGATTTGGAGGCCACAGCGCATACGTTAACGAAGCAACTGGAGCGTTATCATGGTAAAGCCTACGTTTCTGTAAATAAAGCTCTGGTTACACAATCGAGTTCGGCTATTCCTGTTGTGCCTCTGTATATTTCCTTACTGTTTAAGGTCATGAAAGAAAAGGGATTGCATGAAGGATGCATTGAGCAGGCGCAGCGTCTGTTCGAGAAACTGTATAGCGGGTCAACTGTAGAAACGGATGAGGAAGGGCGCATTCGTCTGGATAACTGGGAAATGAGAGAGGATGTACAGGAGGCTGTCAAAGCAGCCTGGTCCGAGATCACTACAGAAAACGTGTCTGAACGGGGCGATCTCGAACAGTACCGTCTGGACTTCCTTCAATTATTTGGATTCGGGTTTGATGAAATTGATTATGAATTGGATGTTGATCCAGAGGTTCACACCCATTAA
- a CDS encoding pyocin knob domain-containing protein — protein MSIKEPRKFVPTDQGHADVLNIPITTLYENDRELAAQVESIRSDPAGNGVVPKEAFDQYKQETQTQINTALQTAKDYTRDYAAPKSHTHLASDLPSASTQARGIVQLNTSTSSTATDQAATPSAVKAAYEAANAANLAAAAAENNAKNASMPRATRVIGDLNSVIENGFYDGSSMANAPSTEWYYVEHISHSQNPGAWRLQRATNFYDGVTYWRQMRNAVWTAWQIFGGGGVKKVTRYSVDMYNGTQDDDGIVSVTIPAVDPNKTSINLTGYYLDGFGPYGPNDKIWFDAKTPAVYLYNATTVRVRTTYKFKSGLDIYVYFEVIEHN, from the coding sequence ATGTCTATCAAAGAGCCACGTAAGTTTGTTCCCACGGATCAGGGGCACGCTGATGTGCTGAACATCCCGATAACGACGTTATACGAGAATGACCGGGAGCTGGCCGCGCAGGTGGAAAGCATCCGTTCAGACCCGGCAGGCAACGGAGTAGTTCCGAAAGAGGCTTTCGATCAGTACAAGCAAGAGACACAGACGCAGATTAACACGGCTTTGCAAACGGCAAAGGATTATACAAGGGACTATGCAGCTCCCAAATCGCACACTCATCTCGCATCTGACCTGCCAAGTGCTAGCACGCAAGCTCGCGGTATCGTGCAACTGAACACATCGACAAGCAGCACGGCCACTGACCAGGCTGCTACACCGAGCGCTGTCAAGGCGGCGTATGAGGCAGCAAATGCGGCAAATTTGGCGGCTGCAGCGGCAGAAAACAACGCTAAAAATGCAAGCATGCCGAGGGCCACGCGAGTTATTGGCGACCTGAACAGCGTTATAGAAAACGGATTTTACGATGGGTCTAGCATGGCTAACGCTCCAAGTACTGAGTGGTATTATGTTGAGCATATATCACATTCACAAAATCCCGGCGCTTGGCGGCTTCAACGAGCAACGAATTTTTATGATGGCGTTACGTACTGGAGGCAGATGCGAAACGCGGTATGGACGGCTTGGCAAATATTTGGGGGTGGTGGCGTGAAAAAAGTAACGAGGTATTCGGTAGATATGTACAATGGTACACAAGACGATGACGGTATTGTCTCAGTAACGATCCCGGCCGTAGACCCAAATAAAACATCAATCAACCTAACTGGATATTATTTAGACGGATTTGGACCATATGGACCAAATGATAAAATATGGTTTGACGCCAAAACTCCAGCAGTCTATCTTTACAACGCAACAACGGTCCGTGTGCGAACTACGTACAAGTTCAAGAGTGGACTTGATATTTATGTCTATTTCGAAGTGATTGAACACAACTGA
- a CDS encoding ribulokinase, which translates to MSKYTIGVDYGTESGRAVIVDLSNGAEIATHVTPYRHGVIDEVLPGSGRKLEMDWALEHPADYIEVLTTSVPAVMKETGISPDDIIGIGIDFTACTMLPIDAQGQPLCFDEKLKDNPHSWVKLWKHHAAQDEADRLNEIASQRGEAFQPRYGGKISSEWMIAKIWQILNEAPDIYDQTDRFVEATDWVISQLSGELKRNQCTAGYKSIYHHRDGYPDREFFKALDPRLENLTDTKLRGEIYDLGSRAGGLTEEMAAKLGLNPGTAVAVGNVDAHAAVPAVGVVTPGKLVMAMGTSICHMLLGEEEKEVEGMCGVVENGIIPGYYGYEAGQSAVGDIFAWFVEHAVPAEVKEQAAAEGVNVHVWLERKAAEYKPGETGLLALDWWNGNRSVLVDTNLTGLIVGYTLLTKPEEVYRTLLEATAFGTRKIVDAFHHNGVPVDVLYACGGLPQKNRLLMQIYADVTGREIKVAASTQTPALGAAMFAAVAAGAEAGGYDDIVEAARHMARVRDESFKPIPENAAVYDKLYEEYSRLHDYFGRGGNPVMKKLKVIKEEAGRSSEVTSTKS; encoded by the coding sequence ATGAGCAAGTATACCATTGGTGTCGATTATGGAACGGAGTCCGGCCGTGCGGTCATTGTTGACCTGTCAAATGGAGCCGAAATTGCTACGCATGTAACACCATATCGCCATGGGGTTATTGATGAAGTGCTGCCAGGTAGCGGACGCAAGCTGGAAATGGACTGGGCGCTGGAGCATCCGGCTGATTATATTGAAGTGCTGACCACTTCTGTACCTGCTGTTATGAAGGAAACGGGGATTTCCCCAGATGACATCATCGGGATCGGGATTGATTTCACGGCATGTACGATGCTCCCGATCGACGCACAAGGACAACCGCTGTGCTTTGACGAGAAGCTGAAGGATAACCCGCACAGCTGGGTAAAGCTGTGGAAGCACCATGCAGCACAGGATGAAGCAGATCGTTTGAATGAAATTGCTTCTCAGCGCGGAGAGGCGTTTCAACCCCGCTATGGAGGCAAAATTTCGTCCGAATGGATGATCGCAAAAATCTGGCAAATTCTGAATGAGGCACCGGACATTTATGATCAGACAGACCGTTTTGTAGAAGCGACAGACTGGGTTATTTCTCAGCTCAGCGGGGAGCTGAAGCGTAATCAGTGTACAGCTGGCTATAAGTCCATTTACCATCATCGCGATGGTTATCCGGACCGCGAATTTTTTAAGGCGCTTGATCCGCGTCTGGAAAATCTGACGGATACGAAGCTGCGCGGTGAGATTTATGATTTGGGTAGCCGTGCAGGTGGATTGACAGAAGAAATGGCTGCAAAACTCGGGCTGAATCCGGGAACAGCGGTAGCGGTAGGCAATGTGGATGCACATGCGGCTGTTCCGGCAGTAGGCGTCGTTACACCAGGCAAGCTGGTCATGGCGATGGGAACTTCTATTTGCCATATGCTGCTCGGCGAGGAAGAAAAAGAAGTAGAAGGTATGTGCGGTGTTGTAGAGAACGGAATTATCCCGGGATATTACGGATATGAGGCTGGACAATCGGCAGTAGGAGATATTTTCGCCTGGTTCGTAGAGCATGCTGTTCCGGCTGAGGTGAAGGAGCAGGCAGCTGCGGAAGGCGTAAACGTCCATGTATGGCTGGAGCGTAAAGCGGCTGAATATAAACCGGGTGAAACCGGATTGCTCGCACTGGACTGGTGGAACGGTAATCGTTCTGTCCTGGTTGATACCAACCTGACAGGTCTGATTGTCGGGTATACGCTGCTGACGAAACCAGAGGAAGTGTATCGTACATTGCTGGAAGCAACAGCATTCGGCACACGTAAAATTGTCGATGCGTTCCATCATAACGGCGTACCGGTAGATGTATTGTATGCGTGCGGTGGATTGCCGCAGAAAAACCGTCTGCTGATGCAAATTTATGCCGATGTAACCGGACGTGAGATTAAGGTGGCTGCTTCTACCCAAACTCCTGCGCTGGGCGCGGCTATGTTCGCGGCCGTGGCTGCGGGAGCTGAAGCCGGGGGATACGACGATATCGTCGAAGCAGCACGCCATATGGCGCGTGTACGGGACGAGAGCTTCAAGCCGATCCCTGAGAACGCTGCCGTATACGATAAGCTGTACGAGGAATACAGCCGTCTTCACGACTACTTTGGACGTGGAGGCAACCCGGTCATGAAAAAGCTGAAGGTCATCAAGGAAGAAGCCGGACGTTCATCAGAAGTGACAAGCACTAAATCTTAA
- a CDS encoding endo-1,4-beta-xylanase has translation MILSTRQEASLKELYKDDFKIGAAVNPVTIESQKSLLAHHFNSITAENEMKFSSLHPEEAVYTFEAADRLAAFAKEHRMAMRGHTLVWHNQTPNWLFENGQGGPADRTLLLERLRSHIRTVVGRYKDTVYCWDVANEVISDDAADKEAFLRPSKWLDIAGPDFIAKAFEYAHEADPKALLFYNDYNESHPYKRDRIHRLVRSLLDQGVPIHGVGLQAHWNLFDPSLDDIRAAIEKYAELGLQLQLTELDLSVFRFDDRRTDLLHPSKEMLERQAELYEAVFRLLREYRDCIRAVTFWGAADDYTWLDGFPVRGRKNWPFLFDQSHRPKPAYERVAALANR, from the coding sequence ATGATTTTGTCGACACGGCAAGAAGCTTCATTAAAAGAATTGTACAAAGACGATTTCAAAATTGGAGCGGCGGTCAATCCTGTAACCATTGAGAGTCAGAAATCGTTGCTTGCTCACCACTTTAACAGTATTACAGCGGAGAATGAAATGAAGTTCTCAAGCTTGCATCCAGAGGAGGCGGTGTATACCTTCGAGGCTGCTGACCGGCTAGCTGCATTTGCCAAGGAGCATCGGATGGCAATGCGCGGCCACACACTGGTCTGGCATAATCAAACGCCGAATTGGCTGTTTGAGAACGGACAAGGCGGCCCGGCGGATCGCACCTTGCTGCTGGAACGGCTCCGCTCGCATATCCGGACGGTGGTCGGCCGGTACAAGGATACTGTATACTGCTGGGATGTGGCGAATGAGGTCATCTCAGACGACGCGGCAGACAAGGAGGCGTTCCTTCGCCCGTCGAAATGGCTGGACATCGCCGGACCTGATTTTATCGCCAAAGCTTTTGAATATGCGCATGAAGCAGATCCCAAGGCGCTGCTGTTCTACAACGACTATAATGAGTCTCATCCTTACAAGCGGGATCGTATCCACCGGCTGGTCCGGTCACTGCTGGATCAGGGAGTGCCGATTCATGGCGTTGGTCTCCAGGCGCATTGGAATTTGTTCGATCCTTCCCTGGACGACATCCGCGCAGCCATTGAAAAATATGCAGAGCTGGGACTTCAGCTCCAACTGACGGAACTGGATCTGTCGGTCTTCCGCTTCGATGACAGACGTACCGATCTGCTTCATCCTTCGAAGGAAATGCTGGAACGGCAAGCGGAGCTTTACGAGGCGGTTTTCCGTCTGCTGCGGGAATACCGCGACTGTATCCGTGCAGTCACATTCTGGGGGGCTGCCGACGATTATACCTGGCTGGACGGCTTTCCGGTCAGAGGCCGGAAGAACTGGCCTTTTTTATTCGATCAATCGCACCGTCCGAAGCCAGCCTATGAGCGTGTTGCTGCGCTGGCGAATCGATGA
- a CDS encoding phage holin family protein — MNINPSMFSVFCATTGAIITFAFGGWNQLMVLFTVAMAVDYVTGVAAAIKTGQGLSSKAGFWGLMRKAFMLMVISLAHHVDLLMGTEIMKGAATYFYLSNELISITENCSRMGLPLPPKLKNFFALLKDKESDGKDGGKDR, encoded by the coding sequence ATGAATATTAATCCAAGCATGTTTAGTGTGTTTTGCGCTACCACAGGAGCCATTATTACGTTTGCTTTTGGCGGCTGGAATCAGCTGATGGTGCTATTCACAGTTGCTATGGCTGTTGATTATGTGACAGGAGTTGCCGCAGCGATTAAGACTGGACAAGGTCTGAGCAGCAAGGCCGGTTTTTGGGGTTTGATGAGAAAGGCTTTTATGCTAATGGTGATTTCTTTGGCACATCACGTGGATCTCCTGATGGGGACGGAAATTATGAAAGGAGCAGCGACGTATTTTTATTTATCCAACGAACTGATCTCTATTACGGAAAACTGTTCACGAATGGGTCTGCCGCTCCCACCGAAGCTCAAGAATTTTTTTGCTCTGCTGAAGGACAAGGAGTCTGACGGGAAAGATGGAGGAAAAGATCGCTAG